In one window of Shewanella goraebulensis DNA:
- a CDS encoding sulfotransferase family 2 domain-containing protein, with amino-acid sequence MLSIKHQFLFIHLPKTAGNSIQNVLCEYSEDNKVCLNAIQDGVERFEIRSNDPSLHKHSSLQQYRDALAPNLFDKLFVFTTVRNPWERMISFYFSPHRQMTEWNKDSFIQLVNSVATLPELLSLKESRVWSENVNKVMRFEHLQHDFDSVCHDIGIPCAPLYVRNKSTRADYITYYDAELISLVREKFSEEIAFGDYHFSQNIC; translated from the coding sequence TTGCTATCAATTAAACATCAGTTTTTATTCATTCACCTGCCTAAAACTGCCGGTAATAGTATACAAAATGTGCTTTGTGAATACTCTGAAGATAACAAAGTGTGCTTGAATGCGATACAAGATGGAGTAGAAAGGTTCGAGATAAGGAGTAATGATCCCTCGCTTCATAAGCATTCTAGTTTACAGCAGTATAGAGATGCATTAGCACCCAATTTATTTGATAAATTATTCGTATTTACTACTGTTAGAAATCCGTGGGAGAGAATGATATCGTTTTATTTTTCACCTCATCGTCAAATGACTGAATGGAATAAAGATAGTTTCATTCAATTAGTCAACTCTGTAGCGACATTACCCGAATTATTATCGCTAAAAGAAAGTAGAGTTTGGAGTGAAAATGTCAATAAAGTTATGCGCTTTGAGCATTTGCAGCACGATTTTGATTCAGTTTGCCATGATATAGGCATTCCTTGTGCTCCACTTTATGTTCGTAATAAGTCAACCAGAGCTGATTACATAACTTATTATGATGCAGAATTAATCTCACTTGTGAGAGAAAAGTTTTCAGAAGAAATCGCCTTTGGTGATTACCATTTTAGTCAGAATATTTGTTAG
- a CDS encoding sulfotransferase domain-containing protein, which produces MLVLSNGIPKSGSSYLFKLTRDLLKTSINAENAVREAILKGELEGSDLFVSNLNDKSLLLLDSISKEFGPLAVKVHEKNLDRFSCFLTQEKIFTPFTYRDPRDCILSSLDHRARTNGEVFQNYGNVSDAIPNVKSWAKSAVLYLKSDCCAIKYESLIEFPEQQLMKLAGYFGISVTQAQAEKICLDELESRKKGTRQFNTGLKNRYIHEMTSSDIDKCNIEMRDVILTLGYSLS; this is translated from the coding sequence ATGTTAGTCTTATCAAATGGTATCCCAAAGAGTGGTAGTTCCTATCTTTTTAAATTAACACGTGATTTGCTAAAAACTAGCATTAATGCTGAAAATGCCGTTCGAGAGGCGATTTTAAAAGGGGAGCTCGAAGGGAGTGATCTATTTGTTAGTAATTTGAATGATAAATCATTACTTTTATTGGATAGCATATCTAAAGAATTCGGGCCATTAGCTGTGAAAGTTCATGAAAAAAACTTGGATCGCTTTAGTTGCTTTTTGACCCAAGAAAAGATATTCACTCCGTTCACATATAGAGATCCTAGAGATTGTATATTATCATCATTAGATCATAGAGCTAGAACAAATGGAGAGGTTTTTCAAAATTATGGCAATGTCTCAGATGCAATACCTAATGTTAAGTCATGGGCAAAGTCAGCAGTACTTTATTTAAAAAGTGATTGTTGTGCTATAAAATATGAGAGTTTGATAGAGTTTCCTGAACAGCAGTTGATGAAATTAGCTGGGTATTTTGGTATTTCAGTAACACAGGCTCAGGCGGAAAAAATCTGTTTAGATGAGCTCGAAAGCCGTAAAAAAGGAACAAGACAATTTAATACAGGATTGAAAAACAGATATATTCATGAAATGACTTCTTCTGATATTGATAAATGCAATATAGAAATGAGGGATGTTATTTTAACATTAGGCTACTCACTAAGTTAA
- the gmd gene encoding GDP-mannose 4,6-dehydratase, producing MKKALITGVTGQDGSYLAEFLLEKGYEVHGIKRRASLFNTGRVDHIYQDRHEESPRFFLHYGDLTDSSNLTRILKEVQPDEVYNLGAQSHVAVSFEAPEYTADVDAMGTLRLLEAIRFLGMEKTTKFYQASTSELYGEVQEIPQTETTPFHPRSPYAVAKMYAYWIVVNYRESYGMHACNGILFNHESPRRGETFVTRKITRAVANIAQGLEKCLFLGNMDALRDWGHAKDYVRMQWMMLQQDTAEDFVIATGKQISVREFVRMSAAEAGIELEFSGEGVDEIATVVAISGDDAPGVNIGDVIVKVDTRYFRPAEVETLLGNPAKAKEKLGWTPEITVEEMCAEMVQFDLSKAKQHALLEKHGFDVAVAKE from the coding sequence ATGAAAAAAGCGTTAATTACCGGTGTTACCGGGCAAGATGGTTCTTATTTAGCTGAGTTTTTATTGGAAAAAGGTTATGAGGTTCATGGAATAAAACGCCGTGCCTCTTTGTTTAATACTGGTCGTGTTGATCATATCTATCAAGATCGTCATGAAGAAAGCCCGCGTTTCTTTTTGCATTACGGGGATTTGACCGATAGCTCTAATTTGACCCGTATTTTGAAAGAAGTGCAGCCAGACGAAGTGTACAATTTAGGTGCGCAGTCTCATGTAGCTGTATCGTTTGAAGCGCCTGAATACACTGCCGATGTTGATGCGATGGGAACGCTTCGCTTACTTGAAGCTATCCGTTTCTTGGGTATGGAAAAAACCACTAAATTTTATCAAGCGTCGACTTCAGAGCTTTATGGTGAGGTTCAAGAAATTCCGCAAACGGAAACCACACCTTTCCACCCGCGTTCACCTTATGCAGTAGCGAAAATGTATGCCTACTGGATTGTGGTTAACTACCGTGAATCTTATGGGATGCACGCTTGTAATGGTATTTTATTTAACCATGAGTCACCACGCCGTGGTGAAACCTTTGTAACTCGCAAAATTACTCGTGCTGTGGCTAATATTGCCCAAGGGTTAGAGAAGTGCTTATTCCTTGGCAACATGGATGCATTACGTGACTGGGGTCATGCTAAAGATTACGTGCGCATGCAGTGGATGATGTTGCAACAAGATACTGCTGAAGATTTTGTTATTGCTACAGGTAAGCAAATTTCGGTACGTGAGTTTGTCCGCATGTCAGCAGCCGAAGCCGGTATAGAGCTTGAGTTCAGCGGCGAAGGTGTTGACGAAATTGCCACTGTCGTGGCGATTTCAGGTGATGATGCACCTGGTGTAAACATTGGCGATGTGATTGTTAAAGTTGATACTCGCTACTTCCGCCCAGCAGAAGTTGAAACTTTGCTCGGTAACCCTGCTAAAGCTAAAGAAAAACTTGGTTGGACACCAGAAATCACTGTTGAAGAAATGTGTGCAGAAATGGTTCAGTTTGACCTTAGTAAGGCTAAACAGCATGCGCTGCTTGAAAAACATGGTTTTGACGTAGCAGTAGCCAAAGAATAA
- a CDS encoding sulfotransferase family 2 domain-containing protein, translating to MLVSHRKNFIYLKTVKTASTSLESYFEKYCMPEGDWEELHHREEYSSDAGVIGCRGPNCKGSHFYNHIPANILKGRLDIDIWNSYFKFCSIRNPFDKLVSAYYHFVKSKNQKLINQSDDIQAFRHWLQAGKLVNDKPVYCIDSIPVMDFFIRYEHLSNDVEHVCNILDIPYLESEIPSFKRGFRNNDIELVDFYDVNSLEIVKSFYGFELEYFNYSLKG from the coding sequence ATGCTTGTCAGTCATCGTAAGAACTTTATTTATTTAAAAACTGTTAAAACGGCAAGTACTTCTTTAGAATCATATTTTGAAAAGTATTGTATGCCTGAGGGCGATTGGGAAGAACTGCATCATCGGGAAGAGTACTCCTCTGATGCTGGTGTTATTGGTTGCCGAGGACCAAATTGCAAAGGCAGCCATTTTTATAATCACATTCCTGCAAATATATTAAAAGGCCGTCTTGATATTGATATTTGGAATAGTTATTTTAAATTTTGTTCAATTAGAAACCCTTTTGATAAGTTAGTGTCTGCTTATTACCACTTTGTGAAGTCAAAAAATCAGAAGTTAATTAACCAGTCTGATGATATTCAAGCATTCAGGCATTGGTTGCAAGCTGGTAAACTTGTTAACGATAAACCTGTTTATTGCATTGACTCAATTCCTGTAATGGATTTCTTTATACGATACGAGCATTTATCTAATGATGTAGAACACGTTTGTAATATTCTAGACATTCCATATTTAGAAAGTGAAATCCCCTCATTTAAGCGAGGATTTAGAAATAATGACATTGAGCTTGTAGACTTTTATGATGTTAACTCACTTGAAATAGTTAAAAGCTTTTATGGATTCGAATTAGAATATTTCAATTATTCGTTAAAAGGATGA
- a CDS encoding sulfotransferase family protein, producing the protein MSERQLNALLQELENSLTLLDETRVIDVADFDLSLKHTDSDLFSFSQPDSLLAKCEQVCAEYSINKPKLRTIHHLACSGGSLITKCFSVMPNTYLLSEVHPHSYRHLPKDNAEFLPSDIATLAKQANFPNSDILAKKIFAHAITDAYEHVTRLGGILILRDHSHSDFCVGDDIASKSTVKTTLEPDFEIRSIVTLRNPIDAYASLKSNFWLHFEPSSFDDYCGRVLAFLSEFEHSQIFFYEDFVNQPEFELEKMCLFLDIPYVNGSSSLFDMFKVTGDSGRKGEIIEARQRRTIENYLLEEIKQSEKFKLLCEVYRKDYNIF; encoded by the coding sequence ATGTCTGAACGACAGTTAAATGCTTTATTACAGGAGCTTGAGAATTCACTCACATTACTTGATGAGACGAGGGTAATTGACGTTGCAGATTTTGATTTATCTTTGAAGCATACCGACTCTGATCTTTTTTCATTTAGCCAGCCTGACTCATTACTAGCTAAGTGTGAGCAGGTATGTGCAGAATACAGTATAAATAAGCCTAAACTACGTACTATTCACCATTTAGCCTGCAGTGGTGGCTCGTTAATTACAAAGTGTTTTTCTGTTATGCCTAATACATATCTACTGAGTGAGGTGCATCCTCATTCTTATCGTCACTTACCGAAGGATAATGCTGAATTCCTTCCGTCAGATATTGCAACTTTAGCAAAGCAGGCAAACTTCCCTAATTCAGATATATTAGCAAAAAAAATATTTGCTCATGCAATAACTGATGCCTATGAGCACGTAACTCGGTTGGGCGGCATTTTGATATTACGGGATCACAGTCATTCAGATTTCTGCGTAGGTGATGATATTGCATCTAAATCAACAGTTAAAACGACATTAGAGCCAGATTTTGAAATTCGTTCTATTGTTACATTAAGGAATCCGATAGATGCATATGCATCATTAAAGTCAAATTTTTGGTTGCATTTTGAACCATCAAGTTTTGATGATTATTGTGGTAGGGTATTGGCTTTTTTATCTGAGTTTGAACATTCACAAATTTTTTTCTATGAAGACTTTGTCAACCAACCTGAATTTGAATTAGAAAAGATGTGTCTATTTCTGGATATACCTTATGTCAATGGCTCTAGTTCTTTATTTGATATGTTTAAGGTGACAGGTGATAGCGGTCGCAAAGGTGAAATTATTGAAGCAAGACAGAGAAGAACGATTGAAAATTATTTGCTAGAAGAAATTAAGCAATCAGAAAAATTCAAATTATTATGTGAAGTATATCGAAAGGATTACAATATTTTTTAG
- a CDS encoding sulfotransferase family protein — MKDFFNFIYMEKQSFIFAYNPKVACTNWKCIMRYLNGAEDYLKPALAHNRVESGLSFVSDQANPIGLIDDNSIPKYAFVRNPYTRILSAYLNKIEPYAEGVRGLNDDNSYFYKVFTEVDEYRCKELPLESKVNFYCFLSWLTNVNDVHTRNEHWLPQVELLKVDRVDYTFIGKLENLVKDAPTLLQNIGCDIDFPSQKKVSFAPTNATSKIEKYYTEQEFKLVSALYLPDFKSFGYDLITDALEL, encoded by the coding sequence GTGAAAGATTTTTTTAATTTCATTTATATGGAGAAGCAAAGCTTTATTTTTGCTTATAACCCAAAAGTTGCTTGTACAAATTGGAAATGCATAATGCGTTACCTTAATGGTGCTGAGGATTATTTAAAACCTGCTTTAGCGCATAATAGAGTAGAAAGCGGCTTATCTTTTGTTTCAGATCAAGCTAACCCCATAGGGTTAATAGATGATAACTCAATACCTAAATATGCCTTTGTAAGAAACCCATATACAAGAATATTATCGGCTTATCTAAATAAAATTGAACCTTATGCCGAAGGTGTAAGAGGTCTAAATGATGATAATAGTTATTTTTACAAAGTATTTACAGAAGTTGATGAATATCGTTGTAAAGAATTGCCATTAGAGTCGAAAGTTAACTTTTATTGTTTTCTATCTTGGCTAACTAACGTTAATGATGTACATACTCGAAATGAACACTGGCTTCCACAAGTAGAACTGCTTAAAGTAGATCGCGTTGATTATACGTTTATAGGTAAGCTTGAGAATCTAGTTAAAGATGCACCAACACTGTTGCAGAATATAGGATGTGATATTGATTTTCCGAGCCAGAAAAAAGTGAGCTTTGCACCTACAAATGCAACTAGTAAAATCGAAAAATATTACACTGAACAAGAGTTCAAGTTAGTGAGTGCTTTGTATTTACCCGATTTTAAAAGTTTTGGTTATGATTTGATAACAGATGCTTTGGAGTTATAA
- a CDS encoding coiled-coil domain-containing protein: MLSYLQHLLVEPKTKLANVLHLGAGRFSEWTTIAPMSPEKVVLVDAHRPYCDKLSKKFKAIANVSVLNLLVKTDDSTSNEFNHCNNPRYSSSLLPSKIIDFLPNLAVTEQTKISETKSLNSIINELNFSACEPESSFVNLLIIETLGVESDVLADTSYEYLSKFDVIAVRSNDEQMYENGSKANEVISTLTNKCFDCVYRGEPDNGFVELVFKKNSHYIKALEQLKILQQEIVDSDSKLKSEQQNNIAKQQHIAELQQAQEEYQNIVTEEFGRISAEVSHIENDLNQKQIQSADLTIEKEKLQKQNCQIQDKHQQDVEMLQQKLSDINQTAEQQKQQHKDERVMLQNQLKKITNQKGVLQAEFDQFKASNQQLLESIELENLQLQARTSELESQVQHVTTKHEALQVELDQFTATNNQLLKSSKTASAQLQEQLSEQANKLKQAKTQYEALVVEHTELKQSNNQLLESSKTATTQLQAQVSEQANKLKQAKTQYEALVVEHTELKQSNSQLLDYSEAEKAQLESKLTELETLEGNLRSEIANLTTANQQLTNQFNDAQQQCSELSTKLDEQTHWHHENKKWAEALVVQVEDGKRQLQERQRSADLGLKLQAKAQIDLDDLRQKYQQKHHNEQQLVDLVRELRIKLQQAANYYQQLQLQSSEFADEVVDVNKATKSERLLSPSAEPIESEQNNSGLVDNIENDKNVNRKSVKTKSKKRSNKSKLEAK; this comes from the coding sequence ATGCTTAGCTATTTACAGCATTTACTTGTTGAACCTAAAACCAAGCTAGCTAATGTTCTGCATTTAGGGGCTGGGCGTTTTAGTGAGTGGACAACGATAGCGCCAATGTCACCGGAAAAAGTAGTACTTGTTGATGCGCACCGTCCTTACTGCGATAAGTTAAGCAAAAAGTTTAAAGCTATTGCAAATGTTAGTGTGTTAAATTTACTCGTCAAAACAGATGATTCAACATCAAATGAATTTAATCATTGTAATAATCCGCGTTATAGTTCTTCACTTTTACCGAGTAAAATTATTGATTTTTTGCCTAATCTAGCGGTAACAGAGCAAACTAAAATTAGCGAAACTAAATCGTTAAACTCCATTATCAACGAGTTAAATTTTAGCGCTTGTGAACCTGAAAGTTCATTTGTAAATTTGTTAATAATCGAAACGTTAGGAGTTGAGAGTGATGTTTTAGCTGATACATCTTATGAGTATCTAAGTAAGTTTGATGTTATTGCTGTGCGCAGTAATGATGAACAAATGTATGAAAATGGCAGTAAGGCAAATGAAGTTATTTCAACATTAACGAATAAGTGTTTTGATTGCGTTTATCGTGGCGAGCCTGACAATGGTTTTGTTGAGTTAGTATTTAAAAAAAATAGTCACTATATTAAAGCCCTTGAGCAGTTAAAGATTCTTCAACAAGAAATTGTAGATTCTGATAGTAAGCTAAAATCCGAACAACAAAATAATATAGCTAAACAACAACACATTGCTGAGTTACAACAAGCGCAAGAAGAGTATCAAAACATAGTAACAGAAGAATTTGGTAGAATAAGTGCTGAAGTTAGTCATATAGAAAATGACCTTAATCAAAAACAAATTCAATCCGCTGATTTAACGATAGAAAAAGAGAAACTCCAGAAACAAAATTGCCAGATTCAAGATAAACACCAGCAAGATGTTGAAATGCTACAGCAAAAATTGAGCGATATAAATCAAACTGCTGAACAGCAAAAGCAGCAGCATAAAGATGAAAGGGTAATGCTTCAAAACCAATTGAAGAAAATTACCAATCAAAAAGGTGTTTTGCAGGCTGAGTTTGATCAATTTAAAGCATCGAATCAGCAGTTGCTGGAAAGTATCGAACTTGAAAACCTGCAACTTCAAGCTCGCACTTCAGAGCTTGAAAGCCAAGTTCAACATGTCACGACAAAGCATGAAGCTTTACAGGTTGAGCTAGACCAATTTACTGCGACGAATAACCAACTATTGAAAAGCAGTAAGACTGCTTCGGCGCAGTTGCAAGAACAGCTATCCGAGCAAGCCAACAAACTTAAACAAGCTAAAACGCAGTATGAAGCATTAGTGGTTGAGCATACTGAATTAAAGCAGTCTAATAACCAACTATTGGAAAGCAGTAAGACTGCTACGACACAGTTGCAAGCGCAAGTATCCGAGCAAGCTAACAAACTTAAACAAGCTAAAACGCAGTATGAAGCATTAGTGGTTGAGCATACTGAATTAAAGCAGTCTAATAGCCAATTATTAGATTACAGTGAAGCTGAAAAGGCTCAACTAGAGTCAAAACTAACTGAACTTGAGACGCTAGAGGGCAATTTAAGATCAGAAATAGCCAACCTAACGACAGCTAATCAGCAATTAACGAACCAATTTAATGACGCACAACAACAGTGCTCAGAGTTATCCACTAAATTAGATGAACAAACTCATTGGCACCATGAGAATAAAAAATGGGCAGAGGCATTAGTGGTTCAGGTGGAAGATGGTAAGCGACAATTGCAAGAACGCCAAAGAAGTGCTGATTTAGGCTTGAAACTTCAAGCAAAAGCACAAATTGATTTGGATGACCTACGTCAAAAATATCAGCAAAAACATCACAACGAACAGCAACTAGTTGATTTAGTGAGAGAGTTGCGTATTAAGCTGCAGCAGGCAGCCAATTATTATCAACAATTGCAATTACAAAGTTCTGAGTTTGCAGATGAAGTTGTTGACGTCAATAAAGCAACAAAATCAGAAAGATTGCTTTCACCCAGTGCTGAACCTATAGAATCTGAACAAAACAACAGTGGCTTGGTAGACAATATTGAAAACGATAAAAATGTTAACCGCAAATCAGTAAAAACTAAGTCAAAAAAGCGCAGTAATAAAAGTAAATTAGAGGCGAAGTGA
- a CDS encoding glycosyltransferase gives MSKLIYKQIEELKKNLKVGDFETAKVQLQALFLQQNSFGIATLELVNALCKHYGTTTETLLEKPPKQQNKIDLSTIKKLSQLDEIKPKQGISIVSCCMNRNDNLKKGLLTWLKLDVDEIVIVDWSSTTPVSETLSDINDPRIKIVRVENEPKWILTYGFNVGLRFASYEKIFKLDADIEVSPNFLQLNDFVDNEFVRGHWKSALDNGQDDQVYVNGSFGCYKEHLLNIGFYNEFIRTYGWDDSDIYSRLSNECGLATKYLSFDSIVHMEQDESERIVNQDILDSYFMGEIAPTEFNNQRNKYLVKLLDIWAKWHLQDYELLSSNQRVIILKRISTDFPIQKHIYSDSACYAVLLLLGWKYSELSWRVKDPKVLGQAIYDLYLDKVDFSETKALLGLSDDYKVAFAEGNVYQIINAYSELHKKSKKKYKVTIYRCCPESKILSREILNSSAGTFIITTLPSQRYLMLEEIYKNLNDNAYIDNINSKVTEHKVFATSVYDESEPHRLAEYMTCVTQNLSLFDSVVLFYEEGDGKFKQEVTDQIRALNLDEFEYKLIFINIDQRPSFKFIFNSMDRNFNGAQIFVSNADIVFDKTISRINKAHFDGNFLVLSRKEVLPETLEDHGFIMSQFGLPNTFSADVWAYQSPLAFDFRAEFGIGTFHCDSFLNYHISRSGYRLYNPCLDILNYHIHDAKFNSSEEKEIVQADKIQKSLYAEIDLCGGELPLKGVQWCRLADTLIPQRANQLVDWSDVIINIDVKVDGSNLITAMLQALMALKINSSVAGGRSVWLRVPSDEVHSNVTDILFMFKEKLGHKDLLIAVDNKKDELFAKDLPGYHKTKVSPQHLLETYQAVLRQTPCELFSVSHIKARISPYFGVHEKTHLLCDVESYDCDDLITYALLKTLSKQDKQYFKYVTSQLIDAGFTEFLPFKEDILLVSDIDGDLSTYRGLFDKTLHPENTIPQMSFVTSIFKGDEFFWGFLANTAAALLECNGEAILVDAASPGDEQLIFDRFITQYPGLSCRMQYIRLEADPGLYNCWQLGIQTAKAQWVGNANLDDRRSPFQARAMLDELVLHPAYKGAASAIRATCARNTGWFEITDNEYWFNNGFDQTISFDKLYTQDANGLVKSQNIMHCMPIWHKSLHEKYGFFNEEKYGTSADWAFWLECTQNGEVFCLVPQVLSQYYINEQSHNRVNDPNGIKENRIVKDYLDVSQTNFEQQ, from the coding sequence ATGAGTAAATTAATATATAAACAGATCGAAGAGTTAAAGAAAAATTTAAAAGTAGGTGATTTTGAAACTGCTAAGGTTCAATTACAAGCGTTATTCTTGCAGCAAAATTCATTTGGCATTGCAACGCTAGAGTTAGTTAATGCATTGTGCAAACACTACGGCACAACGACTGAGACATTACTTGAGAAGCCTCCTAAACAACAAAATAAAATTGACTTAAGTACAATAAAAAAGCTTTCTCAGCTAGATGAAATAAAACCCAAACAAGGCATTAGTATTGTTAGTTGTTGCATGAATCGCAATGATAATTTAAAAAAAGGCTTATTAACTTGGCTTAAGTTAGATGTAGATGAGATAGTTATTGTTGATTGGTCATCTACCACTCCAGTATCTGAAACATTGTCAGATATTAATGATCCACGTATCAAGATAGTTAGAGTTGAGAACGAACCCAAATGGATTTTAACCTATGGTTTTAATGTAGGTTTGCGTTTTGCCTCCTATGAAAAAATCTTCAAGTTAGATGCAGATATTGAAGTGAGCCCAAATTTTCTTCAATTGAATGATTTTGTGGATAATGAATTTGTTCGGGGCCATTGGAAGTCTGCTTTAGATAATGGTCAAGATGATCAAGTATACGTTAATGGTTCATTTGGTTGTTATAAGGAACATTTGTTAAATATCGGATTTTATAATGAATTCATTCGAACTTATGGTTGGGACGATTCTGATATTTATTCGCGACTATCTAACGAATGTGGTTTAGCTACAAAATATTTATCTTTTGATTCCATAGTGCATATGGAACAAGATGAAAGTGAGAGGATAGTAAATCAAGATATATTAGATTCATATTTTATGGGAGAAATAGCACCAACTGAGTTCAATAATCAGCGCAATAAGTATTTAGTTAAATTGTTAGATATTTGGGCTAAATGGCATCTGCAAGATTACGAATTACTATCATCAAATCAAAGGGTCATTATATTAAAACGAATAAGTACTGATTTCCCAATTCAGAAACATATCTATTCTGATTCAGCTTGTTACGCAGTGTTATTACTACTTGGTTGGAAATATTCTGAACTTAGTTGGCGAGTAAAAGATCCAAAAGTTTTGGGGCAAGCGATATACGATTTATATCTAGATAAAGTTGACTTTTCAGAGACAAAGGCATTATTAGGCTTAAGTGATGATTATAAGGTTGCATTTGCTGAAGGTAATGTATATCAGATAATCAATGCATACTCTGAGCTACACAAGAAAAGTAAGAAGAAATATAAAGTCACAATTTATAGATGCTGTCCAGAGTCAAAAATTTTAAGTAGAGAAATACTGAATTCAAGTGCTGGTACATTTATTATCACTACATTACCAAGTCAACGCTATTTAATGTTGGAAGAGATATACAAAAACCTCAATGACAATGCCTATATTGATAATATTAATTCTAAAGTAACCGAGCATAAAGTATTTGCAACCTCTGTCTATGATGAAAGTGAGCCTCATAGACTGGCCGAATATATGACGTGTGTAACCCAAAATCTGTCACTTTTTGACAGTGTTGTTCTTTTTTACGAAGAAGGTGATGGAAAGTTTAAACAAGAGGTTACAGATCAAATTCGCGCATTAAACTTGGATGAGTTCGAATATAAATTAATATTTATAAACATTGACCAACGACCAAGTTTTAAGTTTATTTTTAATTCAATGGACCGAAATTTTAATGGTGCTCAAATATTCGTTTCCAATGCAGATATTGTTTTTGATAAAACTATTTCTAGAATTAACAAAGCACATTTTGATGGAAACTTTCTTGTACTTAGTCGAAAAGAGGTTCTGCCAGAAACTTTAGAGGATCACGGTTTTATTATGAGTCAATTTGGTTTGCCGAATACTTTTTCTGCTGATGTTTGGGCATATCAATCACCATTGGCTTTTGATTTTCGTGCGGAATTTGGCATCGGTACTTTCCACTGTGATTCCTTCTTAAATTATCATATTAGCCGTTCAGGCTACAGATTATATAACCCTTGTTTAGATATACTTAATTACCATATTCATGATGCAAAGTTTAATTCATCAGAAGAAAAGGAAATAGTTCAAGCAGATAAAATTCAGAAATCTTTATATGCAGAAATTGATTTGTGTGGTGGAGAACTGCCTTTAAAAGGGGTTCAATGGTGCCGTTTAGCCGACACATTAATACCTCAACGTGCTAACCAGTTGGTAGATTGGAGCGATGTAATAATAAATATTGATGTTAAAGTTGATGGTTCAAACCTTATCACAGCAATGCTTCAAGCGCTTATGGCATTGAAAATCAATAGCTCCGTTGCAGGAGGCAGAAGTGTTTGGTTACGTGTTCCTTCGGATGAGGTTCATTCGAATGTTACAGATATCTTGTTTATGTTTAAAGAAAAACTGGGGCATAAAGATTTATTGATAGCTGTTGATAATAAAAAAGATGAATTATTTGCAAAAGATCTCCCAGGTTACCATAAAACAAAAGTCAGCCCTCAACACTTGTTAGAAACTTATCAAGCAGTATTAAGGCAAACTCCTTGTGAACTATTTAGTGTTAGTCATATTAAAGCGAGAATCTCACCGTATTTTGGTGTACACGAAAAAACTCACTTACTTTGTGATGTAGAATCATATGATTGTGATGACCTAATCACCTATGCATTGTTAAAAACACTGTCAAAACAGGACAAGCAATATTTCAAGTATGTCACCAGTCAATTGATAGATGCAGGTTTTACAGAGTTTTTACCGTTTAAAGAAGACATTTTATTAGTAAGTGATATAGACGGTGATTTATCTACATATCGTGGATTATTTGATAAAACTTTACACCCTGAAAATACAATACCGCAAATGAGCTTTGTCACATCTATATTCAAAGGCGACGAATTTTTTTGGGGATTTCTCGCTAATACCGCAGCAGCATTATTAGAATGTAATGGTGAAGCAATATTAGTAGATGCTGCTTCACCTGGTGATGAACAGCTAATATTTGACCGATTTATAACGCAATATCCTGGGTTGAGTTGTCGAATGCAATATATTCGTCTAGAAGCTGATCCAGGATTGTATAATTGCTGGCAATTAGGTATACAAACCGCTAAAGCACAGTGGGTCGGTAATGCTAATTTGGATGATCGCCGTAGTCCTTTTCAGGCGCGTGCGATGTTAGATGAGTTGGTACTACACCCTGCTTATAAAGGAGCTGCATCTGCTATTAGAGCCACTTGTGCGAGAAATACGGGCTGGTTTGAAATAACAGATAATGAATATTGGTTTAATAATGGCTTTGATCAGACTATTAGCTTTGATAAACTTTATACACAAGATGCCAATGGGTTAGTTAAATCGCAAAATATTATGCATTGTATGCCAATTTGGCATAAATCTTTGCATGAAAAGTATGGTTTCTTTAACGAAGAAAAATATGGCACCAGTGCTGATTGGGCATTTTGGCTAGAATGTACTCAGAATGGTGAAGTGTTTTGCTTAGTTCCTCAGGTTTTATCACAGTATTATATTAATGAACAATCACATAACCGAGTTAATGATCCGAATGGGATTAAAGAGAACAGGATAGTTAAAGACTATTTGGATGTATCTCAAACAAATTTTGAGCAGCAATAA